A window of Castanea sativa cultivar Marrone di Chiusa Pesio chromosome 1, ASM4071231v1 contains these coding sequences:
- the LOC142621532 gene encoding uncharacterized protein LOC142621532, with protein MFNEIDGGFDDVAIRTFKVGLPSKHDLRKSLTKKPVRSMRWLMDHINEDKRVEKDQQQGKGNAKAILQDRRDFRWANKMGEDPMKRNQRLHCQYHQERGHTTEDCRALWNHLEQLVRDGKLIHFLHQSSGQSSQTGPKPQRDTSLRPPVGTINVIFAAPGRTGSHPSRLMSVVRPPAKDSNPEPKRARTKIRSALSFSDEDKAGTIQPHDNTLVVTLRIGGYDVKRVLVDQGSRAEIMYPDLYKGLNLKREDLTAYDSSLSGFDWKVVVPLGQIRLPVQASSEVVEVDFIVVDAYSPYMAIVARP; from the exons atgttcaatgagatcgaTGGGGGCTTTGACGATGTGgccataaggaccttcaaggttgGCCTACCCTCCAAGCATGATTTGAGAAAGTcactgaccaaaaagcctgtaagGAGTATGCGTTGGCTCATGGACCATATTAATGAGGATAAACGGGTTGAGAAGGACCAGCAGCAAGGGAAAGGGAACGCAAAGGCTATCCTTCAAGataggagggatttcag ATGGGCAAATAAGATGGGAGAAGACCCTATGAAGCGCAATCAAAGACTTCATTGTCAATACCACCAAGAGCGAGGGCACACCACAGAAGATTGCAGAGCTTTGTGGAATCACCTAGAACAGTTGGTCAGAGATGGTAAGTTAATACATTTTCTACATCAATCTAGTGGGCAAAGCAGTCAGACTGGACCCAAACCTCAAAGAGACACTTCTTTGAGGCCTCCTGTGGGCACTATTAATGTCATTTTCGCTGCTCCAGGGAGAACTGGTTCTCACCCCTCTAGGTTGATGTCTGTAGTCCGGCCACCTGCCAAGGACTCTAACCCTGAGCCAAAGAGGGCTAGGACGAAGATCCGATCGGCGTTGAGCTTTTCGGATGAGGACAAGGCTGGGACCATACAGCCACATGACAATACCCTggtggtcaccctcaggatcgggggatatgatgtgaagagagtgTTGGTGGATCAAGGCAGCAGGGCAgagattatgtaccctgatttgtaCAAGGGGCTAAACTTGAAACGTGAAGATTTGACAGCTTATGATTCATCTTTGTCGGGCTTTGACTGGAAAGTTGTTGTTCCGTTGGGCCAGATTAGGCTACCCGTGCAAGCTAGCTCAGAGGTGGTAGAGGTGGACTTCATAGTGGtggatgcttattctccctacaTGGCCATTGTAGCAAGACCCTGA
- the LOC142622843 gene encoding uncharacterized protein LOC142622843, with product MELGATYRTSRFTSYERLVVIGLALLAVISPLYIDRKPESDEEREEEPFSLVSWLPLLLLMLILAIVLSRYLDQSCSRFDPYWIHRVGGSSCGIILILLVLVLVLKCKGSVMNWEALLK from the coding sequence ATGGAGCTTGGAGCTACATACAGAACAAGTAGGTTTACTTCATATGAGAGGCTGGTGGTAATAGGCTTGGCTCTTCTAGCTGTGATTTCTCCTCTCTATATTGACCGGAAACCGGAGAGTGATGAAGAACGTGAGGAGGAGCCCTTCAGCCTTGTTTCTTGGTTGCCTCTGCTGCTCTTGATGTTGATCTTGGCCATTGTTTTGTCACGTTACTTAGATCAGAGCTGTAGCAGGTTTGATCCTTATTGGATTCACAGAGTTGGTGGCTCTTCTTGTGGTATCATTTTGATTCTCTTGGTGCTTGTACTGGTTTTGAAGTGCAAAGGTTCTGTAATGAACTGGGAGGCCTTActgaaatga